A stretch of the Synechocystis sp. PCC 7338 genome encodes the following:
- a CDS encoding folate/biopterin family MFS transporter: MTPIAILFSTPFKRFLREKVLLGNAPSWELLAILSIYFVQGVLGLSRLAVSFFLKDELGLSPAAMGALIGLGAAPWIIKPVLGLLSDTVPLFGYRRRSYLWLSGLMGSVGWLLFAGWVGSGTQAGLVLLFTSLSVAIGDVIVDSLVVERAQRESLAQVGSLQSLTWGAAAVGGIITAYASGALLEWFSTRTVFAITAIFPLLTVGAAFLISEASVGEEDSKPEPRAQIKLVWQAVRQKTILLPTLFIFFWQATPSAESAFFYFTTNELGFEPEFLGRVRLVTSVAGLIGVGLYQRFLKTVPFRVIMGWSTVISSALGLTTLILITHANRAIGIDDHWFSLGDSIILTVTGQIAFMPVLVLAARLCPPGIEATLFALLMSVMNLAGVLSFEVGSLLTHWLGVTETQFDNLALLVIITNLSTLLPLPFLGLLPAGDPQENQATEAPDNPGDHLVLPPAEVFEHHTVGSLSDQNFLPEFVSEKSSSRS, translated from the coding sequence CCCGTTTAGCAGTAAGCTTTTTCCTCAAAGATGAATTGGGGCTGAGTCCAGCGGCCATGGGGGCCCTGATTGGTTTGGGAGCAGCCCCGTGGATCATTAAACCAGTGCTTGGTCTACTGTCGGACACGGTGCCCCTGTTTGGCTACCGACGGCGATCGTACCTGTGGTTATCGGGCTTAATGGGTAGTGTCGGTTGGTTGTTGTTTGCGGGCTGGGTTGGTAGCGGCACCCAAGCTGGGTTGGTATTGCTTTTCACTTCCCTGTCCGTGGCGATCGGCGATGTCATTGTCGATTCCCTAGTAGTGGAACGGGCCCAACGGGAATCCCTAGCCCAAGTGGGATCTTTGCAATCCCTCACTTGGGGAGCCGCCGCCGTGGGGGGCATTATTACTGCCTATGCCAGTGGCGCTCTTTTGGAATGGTTTAGCACCCGCACTGTCTTTGCCATCACCGCCATTTTTCCTTTGCTGACCGTAGGGGCCGCTTTTTTGATTAGTGAAGCATCTGTCGGTGAAGAGGATAGTAAGCCAGAACCCCGCGCCCAAATTAAATTGGTTTGGCAGGCAGTGCGACAAAAAACCATTCTGTTGCCCACTTTGTTTATTTTCTTTTGGCAAGCAACTCCCAGCGCCGAGTCAGCTTTTTTTTATTTCACCACGAACGAGTTAGGCTTTGAGCCAGAATTTTTGGGGCGGGTGCGTTTGGTCACTAGCGTAGCCGGATTGATAGGGGTGGGACTTTACCAACGCTTCTTAAAAACCGTGCCCTTCCGGGTAATTATGGGCTGGAGTACGGTGATTTCCAGTGCCTTGGGGTTAACTACCCTAATTTTAATTACCCACGCTAACCGAGCCATCGGCATTGATGACCATTGGTTTAGTTTGGGGGATAGCATTATTCTCACCGTAACCGGTCAAATTGCTTTTATGCCGGTGTTGGTTTTGGCGGCCCGTCTCTGTCCACCGGGCATTGAAGCCACTCTTTTTGCCCTATTGATGTCGGTGATGAATTTGGCGGGGGTATTATCCTTCGAGGTGGGGTCATTGCTGACCCATTGGTTGGGGGTAACGGAAACTCAATTTGATAATTTGGCTTTGTTGGTGATTATCACTAACCTTTCCACCCTGCTGCCCTTGCCCTTTTTAGGACTGTTGCCAGCGGGGGATCCCCAGGAAAATCAAGCAACGGAGGCCCCCGATAACCCTGGCGATCACCTGGTGTTGCCACCGGCGGAAGTATTTGAACACCATACGGTGGGAAGTTTAAGCGACCAAAACTTTTTGCCTGAATTCGTTTCAGAAAAAAGTTCCAGCCGTTCCTAG